Proteins from a genomic interval of Staphylococcus debuckii:
- a CDS encoding XkdX family protein — protein MYPGFKAIKYFYDINCYTNEDIATYVQLNCINKEEYKKITGEEYPEEPQAE, from the coding sequence ATGTATCCGGGATTTAAAGCTATTAAATACTTTTACGATATTAACTGTTACACAAACGAGGATATTGCGACTTACGTTCAATTAAATTGTATCAATAAAGAAGAATATAAAAAAATAACAGGTGAAGAATACCCAGAAGAACCACAGGCTGAATAG
- a CDS encoding phage holin — protein sequence MKSINWKVRFKSKTFWIAILSAVILFINNVTQAIGVDYTSQLEQFSNGVNGLLAVLVAFGVIQDPTTKGIKDSGIVQTYTNPRDENVDPVEYQKTVDDDSVTPERKELTPQEFDTSQPFTDDSDEVEFDVADYEYDEELPRGASRYHDDEVLKESEEDGR from the coding sequence ATGAAGAGTATAAATTGGAAAGTGCGTTTCAAAAGCAAAACATTTTGGATAGCTATCTTATCGGCAGTTATTCTTTTTATTAATAATGTAACACAAGCTATCGGGGTAGATTACACAAGTCAGTTAGAACAATTTAGTAATGGCGTTAATGGATTACTTGCTGTATTAGTCGCATTCGGAGTAATACAAGATCCTACAACGAAAGGAATAAAAGACAGTGGTATTGTACAGACTTATACAAATCCGCGTGATGAAAATGTTGACCCAGTTGAGTATCAGAAAACAGTTGACGATGATAGCGTTACACCAGAACGAAAAGAATTGACTCCTCAAGAATTCGACACATCACAACCATTTACTGATGATAGTGACGAAGTAGAATTTGATGTTGCAGATTATGAATATGATGAAGAATTACCACGTGGTGCTAGTCGTTACCACGATGATGAAGTGCTAAAGGAGAGTGAAGAAGATGGTCGCTAA
- a CDS encoding SH3 domain-containing protein, translated as MVAKLTRKEAIKYLYSLEGKGWDFDNFAGWQCFDLANMYWFKLFGHGLKGEGAADIPNVNNFKGEATVYNNTPSFKAQEGDVGVFNHNYGGGYGHVVIVLNGNYDGNYMKFVSLDQNWYGGGKAKTEVAQRIVHNYDFPMWFIRPQYKSESAKKVSEQSATKTDTKKKTTAKKKMKKLSYIRDEVKGYRLPNRGYKPTSITLHNDAGSVGATAEAYHRGLVNAPLSRLEAGVAHSYISGNTVYQALPESRIAWHTANQNGNKNSYGIEICQSIGASDKTFLANEQVAFQEAARLLNKWGLKANRNTVRLHMEFSQTSCPHRSMKLHTGFDPVTQGVPSQAIKLKLKDYFIKQIRAYQEGKVPTATVSNKTSSASNTKSTVAGAWKRNSYGTWYMSEKARFTNGSQPIMVRTVGPFRSCPYAYDFQPGGYCDYDEVMLQDGHVWIGYDWKGRRYYLPIRTVSGTPPNHSVGPLWGTIS; from the coding sequence ATGGTCGCTAAATTAACACGAAAAGAAGCTATTAAATATCTGTATTCACTAGAAGGCAAGGGCTGGGATTTTGATAATTTTGCGGGCTGGCAATGCTTTGACTTAGCGAATATGTATTGGTTCAAATTATTCGGTCATGGACTTAAAGGCGAAGGTGCTGCCGATATACCTAATGTGAATAATTTTAAAGGCGAGGCGACTGTTTATAATAATACGCCTAGTTTTAAAGCCCAAGAGGGCGACGTTGGCGTATTCAATCATAATTATGGTGGTGGTTACGGCCACGTTGTTATCGTATTAAATGGTAATTATGACGGTAACTATATGAAATTTGTTAGTTTAGACCAAAATTGGTATGGTGGTGGGAAAGCTAAAACCGAAGTAGCGCAAAGAATTGTTCATAATTACGATTTCCCAATGTGGTTTATTCGTCCGCAATATAAATCAGAGAGTGCGAAAAAGGTTTCTGAACAATCGGCTACTAAAACTGATACTAAGAAGAAAACAACAGCTAAAAAGAAAATGAAGAAATTAAGTTATATTCGTGATGAAGTGAAAGGTTATCGCCTACCTAATCGTGGATATAAACCAACATCAATAACGCTACACAATGATGCAGGAAGTGTTGGTGCTACAGCAGAAGCATATCATCGTGGTTTAGTGAACGCTCCTCTATCACGTTTAGAGGCTGGTGTAGCTCATTCATATATAAGTGGAAACACAGTATACCAAGCATTACCAGAAAGCCGTATAGCATGGCACACAGCCAATCAGAACGGTAATAAAAATTCGTATGGTATTGAAATATGTCAGTCAATTGGTGCAAGTGATAAAACATTCCTTGCCAATGAGCAGGTAGCTTTCCAAGAAGCAGCAAGACTGTTGAATAAATGGGGATTAAAAGCTAATAGAAATACAGTGAGACTCCATATGGAATTTTCACAGACTTCATGCCCTCATCGAAGTATGAAGCTCCATACTGGTTTCGATCCAGTGACACAAGGTGTACCTTCACAAGCAATTAAACTCAAACTTAAAGACTACTTCATTAAGCAAATAAGAGCTTATCAAGAAGGCAAAGTACCAACAGCTACTGTATCTAATAAAACAAGTTCTGCAAGCAATACTAAGTCAACGGTAGCCGGTGCATGGAAACGCAACAGTTATGGTACATGGTATATGAGTGAGAAGGCACGTTTCACTAACGGTAGTCAACCAATCATGGTTAGAACAGTCGGACCATTTAGAAGCTGTCCATACGCTTATGATTTTCAACCGGGTGGTTACTGTGATTATGATGAAGTGATGTTACAAGACGGTCACGTATGGATTGGATATGATTGGAAGGGTAGACGATATTATTTACCGATAAGAACAGTAAGCGGGACACCACCAAATCATTCGGTAGGTCCATTGTGGGGAACAATAAGTTAA
- a CDS encoding zinc-ribbon domain-containing protein, giving the protein MKCSKCGTVVEDGSKFCPNCGSPIESTNQEPQFGAQSTPSFGAQETPTFGAESSTTADETKQQSENSMSNTEKTEFGANAEREKTKTNLTSNAKGIVSRNLKLQPQDFWIKYYIISFIFALLSYMASSFGGLQYLFIILNFILYPITESILQEGTKMLGINYIGNALITNAETPGILVVIILVIKFIYKMFIWSFSWIVGPLGAIYMNHLGKKMGL; this is encoded by the coding sequence ATGAAATGTTCGAAATGCGGTACTGTTGTTGAAGACGGATCAAAATTTTGTCCCAACTGCGGCAGTCCTATAGAATCTACAAACCAAGAACCGCAATTTGGTGCGCAGTCAACGCCATCATTCGGAGCGCAAGAAACACCTACATTTGGCGCAGAGTCATCCACAACTGCTGACGAAACTAAGCAGCAAAGTGAAAATTCAATGTCTAATACTGAGAAGACAGAATTTGGAGCGAACGCTGAAAGAGAGAAAACAAAAACAAATTTAACAAGCAATGCAAAAGGTATAGTCTCGCGCAATTTAAAACTGCAACCTCAAGATTTTTGGATTAAATATTATATTATTTCTTTTATCTTTGCATTATTAAGCTATATGGCAAGTTCATTTGGAGGATTACAGTATTTATTTATTATCCTCAACTTCATTCTTTATCCGATTACAGAATCTATCTTACAGGAAGGCACTAAAATGTTAGGAATCAATTATATAGGTAATGCGTTAATCACCAATGCAGAAACGCCTGGGATTTTAGTAGTAATTATCTTAGTAATCAAGTTTATCTATAAAATGTTTATATGGTCGTTTTCTTGGATTGTTGGTCCATTAGGCGCTATATATATGAATCATCTTGGCAAAAAGATGGGATTGTAG